In Lycium ferocissimum isolate CSIRO_LF1 chromosome 11, AGI_CSIRO_Lferr_CH_V1, whole genome shotgun sequence, a single genomic region encodes these proteins:
- the LOC132038038 gene encoding dihydrolipoyllysine-residue acetyltransferase component 4 of pyruvate dehydrogenase complex, chloroplastic-like isoform X1, producing MASLLRYKSPTPLSFSSTISSTISSPRSFSCSPRRYKLPSIQSKIREIFMPALSSTMTEGKIVSWVKSEGDLLSKGEPVVVVESDKADMDVETFYGGILAAIVVNEGETAPVGAPVAFLAETEDEIAEAKAKAKGQSVVATSEAAAAAPPPNVAASPPPSPPPPAAATSGPRKIIATPYAKKLAKQHKVDINKVIGTGAFGRITPEDVEKAAGITPAPSKSIPAANVVAAPTLVAPQKASPTSFPEIPGSTVVPFTTMQAAVSKNMMESLSVPTFRVGYPVSTAALDALYDKVKPKGVTMTALLAKAAAMALAQHPVVNSTCKDGKSFTYNSSINIAVAVAINGGLITPVLQDADKLDLYLLSQRWKELVDKARAKQLQPHEYNSGTFTLSNLGMFGVDRFDAILPPGQGAIMAVGGSKPTVVTDAEGFFSVKNKMLVNVTADHRIIYGADLAAFLQTFSKIVENPESLTM from the exons ATGGCTTCGCTACTTCGATACAAGTCCCCTACTCCTCTCTCATTCTCCTCCACAATCTCTTCCACAATCTCTTCTCCTCGAAGCTTCTCATGTTCCCCTCGCCGATACAAACTTCCTTCTATCCAATCAAAGATCCGTGAGATCTTCATGCCAGCACTCAGTTCTACAATGACTGAAGGCAAAATCGTCTCATGGGTTAAATCCGAAGGTGATCTCCTCTCTAAAGGTGAACCTGTTGTCGTTGTCGAGTCTGATAAAGCTGATATGGATGTTGAGACATTCTACGGTGGCATTCTCGCTGCTATCGTTGTTAATGAAGGCGAGACTGCTCCTGTTGGCGCTCCTGTCGCCTTCTTGGCTGAAACTGAAGACGAAATTGCTGAAGCTAAAGCTAAAGCCAAAGGCCAATCTGTAGTTGCTACTTCagaagcagcagcagcagcaccTCCTCCCAATGTTGCTGCTTCGCCTCCGCCATCACCACCGCCTCCG GCAGCAGCGACTTCTGGTCCGAGAAAGATAATTGCGACTCCTTATGCAAAGAAGTTGGCAAAGCAGCACAAAGTTGATATTAACAAAGTGATTGGGACGGGTGCATTTGGACGGATTACTCCCGAGGATGTCGAGAAAGCCGCAGGAATTACACCTGCGCCATCTAAGAGCATCCCCGCAGCCAATGTAGTAGCTGCTCCAACTCTGGTTGCCCCCCAAAAAGCTTCTCCAACTAGCTTTCCTGAGATTCCAGGGTCGACTGTTGTTCCTTTCACAACAATGCAAGCTGCAGTATCAAAGAATATGATGGAGAGCCTCTCTGTTCCCACTTTCCGTGTTGGATATCCAGTTAGTACAGCCGCACTTGATGCTTTGTATGACAAG GTTAAGCCCAAAGGTGTTACAATGACTGCATTGTTAGCTAAAGCTGCAGCGATGGCCCTGGCTCAACATCCAGTTGTAAATTCGACTTGTAAAGACGGAAAGAGCTTTACTTATAATAGCAGTATAAATATAGCTGTTGCTGTGGCAATTAATGGTGGATTGATCACTCCAGTGCTTCAGGATGCTGACAAG TTGGATCTTTATCTGTTGTCTCAAAGGTGGAAAGAATTGGTAGACAAGGCTAGGGCTAAGCAACTTCAGCCACACGAGTACAATTCAG GGACTTTCACATTATCCAACTTGGGCATGTTTGGTGTGGATAGATTTGATGCTATTCTTCCTCCAGGCCAG GGGGCTATTATGGCTGTTGGAGGGTCAAAACCTACTGTTGTCACTGATGCCGAAGGCTTCTTCTCTGTCAAAAATAAGATGCTG GTGAATGTCACGGCAGATCACCGGATTATTTATGGTGCTGACTTGGCCGCCTTCCTTCAAACGTTTTCAAAGATTGTAGAGAATCCAGAGAGCTTGACAATGTAG
- the LOC132038038 gene encoding dihydrolipoyllysine-residue acetyltransferase component 4 of pyruvate dehydrogenase complex, chloroplastic-like isoform X2, with protein MASLLRYKSPTPLSFSSTISSTISSPRSFSCSPRRYKLPSIQSKIREIFMPALSSTMTEGKIVSWVKSEGDLLSKGEPVVVVESDKADMDVETFYGGILAAIVVNEGETAPVGAPVAFLAETEDEIAEAKAKAKGQSPPNVAASPPPSPPPPAAATSGPRKIIATPYAKKLAKQHKVDINKVIGTGAFGRITPEDVEKAAGITPAPSKSIPAANVVAAPTLVAPQKASPTSFPEIPGSTVVPFTTMQAAVSKNMMESLSVPTFRVGYPVSTAALDALYDKVKPKGVTMTALLAKAAAMALAQHPVVNSTCKDGKSFTYNSSINIAVAVAINGGLITPVLQDADKLDLYLLSQRWKELVDKARAKQLQPHEYNSGTFTLSNLGMFGVDRFDAILPPGQGAIMAVGGSKPTVVTDAEGFFSVKNKMLVNVTADHRIIYGADLAAFLQTFSKIVENPESLTM; from the exons ATGGCTTCGCTACTTCGATACAAGTCCCCTACTCCTCTCTCATTCTCCTCCACAATCTCTTCCACAATCTCTTCTCCTCGAAGCTTCTCATGTTCCCCTCGCCGATACAAACTTCCTTCTATCCAATCAAAGATCCGTGAGATCTTCATGCCAGCACTCAGTTCTACAATGACTGAAGGCAAAATCGTCTCATGGGTTAAATCCGAAGGTGATCTCCTCTCTAAAGGTGAACCTGTTGTCGTTGTCGAGTCTGATAAAGCTGATATGGATGTTGAGACATTCTACGGTGGCATTCTCGCTGCTATCGTTGTTAATGAAGGCGAGACTGCTCCTGTTGGCGCTCCTGTCGCCTTCTTGGCTGAAACTGAAGACGAAATTGCTGAAGCTAAAGCTAAAGCCAAAGGCCAAT cTCCTCCCAATGTTGCTGCTTCGCCTCCGCCATCACCACCGCCTCCG GCAGCAGCGACTTCTGGTCCGAGAAAGATAATTGCGACTCCTTATGCAAAGAAGTTGGCAAAGCAGCACAAAGTTGATATTAACAAAGTGATTGGGACGGGTGCATTTGGACGGATTACTCCCGAGGATGTCGAGAAAGCCGCAGGAATTACACCTGCGCCATCTAAGAGCATCCCCGCAGCCAATGTAGTAGCTGCTCCAACTCTGGTTGCCCCCCAAAAAGCTTCTCCAACTAGCTTTCCTGAGATTCCAGGGTCGACTGTTGTTCCTTTCACAACAATGCAAGCTGCAGTATCAAAGAATATGATGGAGAGCCTCTCTGTTCCCACTTTCCGTGTTGGATATCCAGTTAGTACAGCCGCACTTGATGCTTTGTATGACAAG GTTAAGCCCAAAGGTGTTACAATGACTGCATTGTTAGCTAAAGCTGCAGCGATGGCCCTGGCTCAACATCCAGTTGTAAATTCGACTTGTAAAGACGGAAAGAGCTTTACTTATAATAGCAGTATAAATATAGCTGTTGCTGTGGCAATTAATGGTGGATTGATCACTCCAGTGCTTCAGGATGCTGACAAG TTGGATCTTTATCTGTTGTCTCAAAGGTGGAAAGAATTGGTAGACAAGGCTAGGGCTAAGCAACTTCAGCCACACGAGTACAATTCAG GGACTTTCACATTATCCAACTTGGGCATGTTTGGTGTGGATAGATTTGATGCTATTCTTCCTCCAGGCCAG GGGGCTATTATGGCTGTTGGAGGGTCAAAACCTACTGTTGTCACTGATGCCGAAGGCTTCTTCTCTGTCAAAAATAAGATGCTG GTGAATGTCACGGCAGATCACCGGATTATTTATGGTGCTGACTTGGCCGCCTTCCTTCAAACGTTTTCAAAGATTGTAGAGAATCCAGAGAGCTTGACAATGTAG